From Anopheles coluzzii chromosome 3, AcolN3, whole genome shotgun sequence, the proteins below share one genomic window:
- the LOC120959185 gene encoding uncharacterized protein LOC120959185: MVAPNFHSHLAQVEVCEVQYNIRVLKMKDSVLFYIGQDKAETFDEMAVAMPNANNGTEVVGTTIIGPPDGSGAQDLAQRLAKRLKKQVYLSLGSSVPNDRIVRPSIEKKIFDDIKNNIECF, translated from the coding sequence ATGGTCGCCCCAAACTTTCACTCCCATCTCGCCCAGGTAGAGGTGTGCGAGGTGCAGTACAACATACGCGTGCTCAAGATGAAGGACTCGGTCCTGTTCTACATCGGCCAGGACAAGGCGGAAACGTTCGACGAGATGGCGGTAGCGATGCCGAACGCAAACAACGGCACGGAAGTGGTGGGCACGACCATTATCGGCCCACCGGACGGTAGCGGTGCGCAGGATCTGGCCCAGCGGCTGGCCAAAAGGCTCAAGAAACAGGTGTACCTGAGCCTCGGCTCGTCCGTCCCGAACGATCGTATCGTGCGGCCGTCGATCGAGAAGAAGATATTCGACGacattaaaaacaatatcGAATGCTTTTGA